GAAAAAAAAGACAAACATAAGTTCGAATTTTTAGTTGACAAGAATGTTTGTTCGCCTTATGATAAAACGAGAACATAAATTCGTATTTAGGAGTGAACGAACGATGAACGTACATTCGCAAAGCAAAACCGGTTGGTCTTATATCCTTTTATTTATTGCATTATTAATACTCGCGTTTTTCGTATTGAGAACTTCCGTGTCCGCAGCCGATCCGGACAAATACATTCAGATCACCGTGCAGCCAGGTGACACGCTGTGGGAAATCTCCGAACAATATGAGGCATTCACATCCTTGCCGCATGAACAGTTTATTGCATGGACGGAACGAATGAATCACGTAAGAAGCCGAAAGTTGATTCCCGGACAAACATTGCTCATTCCCGTCGAAAAGCGATCGTTTGTTTCCGATTCCGTTCTTGCGTTAAGATGAAAGAAAACGCAATGAAGGGGATGGCCGATGTTAACGAGAGATAAATTGAACCGCATCAATGAACTTTCGCGAAAATCGAAAGCGGACGGCTTATCGAAGAAGGAGAAGAAAGAACAGCAAGATTTGCGGAACGAGTATTTGCAAGCGTTTCGCAAATCGTTCGACCGCCAGCTGCATTCGATTAAGGTGGTTGACCCGGAAGGAAGCGACGTCACACCGGACAAGTTGAACAAGAGTAAACGAAAACACAAAGGATGACAGGACGCGAACCCAGTCGCTTTTTGTGATGGCGTACCTCGTTTTATGTTAAACTTAAGAAGTTGAAAAAGTGACTGAGGGAAAGGATGACAGACTGTTGAAAGATTCAATCGAACAGCTTTCGGTGAATACCATCCGCACATTGTCTCTGGACAGTGTCGAGAACGCGAATTCTGGACACCCGGGGATGCCGATGGGCGCCGCCCCGATGGCGTATCAGCTTTGGGCAAACCATATGCGTCACAATCCGGAAAATCCAAACTGGTTCAACCGCGACCGATTCGTTCTTTCTGCCGGGCACGGATCGATGTTGTTGTACAGTTTGCTTCACCTTTTCGGCTACGGTCTTACGATCGAGGATTTGAAGCAATTTCGCCAATGGGGAAGCAAAACGCCTGGGCATCCCGAGTTCGGCCACACGGTCGGCGTCGAAGCAACGACGGGGCCGCTCGGGCAAGGAATTGCGATGAGTGTCGGGATGGCGATGGCGGAAAGGCATTTGGCGGCGACATACAATAAGGAAGGTTTTCCGTTGATTGACCACCACACGTATTGCATTTGCGGTGACGGCGACTTAATGGAAGGCGTTTCGGCGGAGGCTGCTTCGTTGGCGGGGCATTTGCGCCTTGGGCGGCTGATCGTGCTCTACGATTCCAACGACATTTCGCTTGACGGCGATTTGAACAAATCGTTTTCCGAAAAAACACGGGACCGTTTTCAAGCTTACGGATGGCAAGTGTTGCACGTTGAAGACGGGAACGATTTGTCGGCGATCAACAAAACACTTGAAGAAGCGTCAGCCGACACGGAACGTCCGTCATTCATCGAAGTGAAGACGACGATTGGATACGGAGCCCCGACGAAAGCGGGCAAGAAAGATTCTCATGGTGCCCCGCTCGGACCTGAAGAAGCAAAAGGCGCGAAAGAACATTATCAATGGGCATACGATCCTTTTTATGTACCGGATGAAGTGTATGACCATTTCCGCTCGGCTGCGGAAAATGGAAAACGCGCGAACGACCAATGGGATGAACAGTACAATGACTACTGCGATCGTTATCCGGAACTAGGTGCTCAATTGCGTCGAGTCATGAACGGGGAATTGCCGGGTGACTGGAAGGAAGAGCTTCCCGCTTACGAAGCCGGTGTTGATGAACTGGCAACGCGCGCTGCAAGCAGCGAAGTCATCAACGCTCTTTCAAAACAAGTGCCCGAACTGTTCGGCGGATCTGCCGATCTTGCATCCTCGACGAAGACATTGATGAAAGGTTCGGATGATTTCAGTGCGGACCGTTACGATGGACGAAACGTCTGGTTCGGCGTTCGTGAATTCGCAATGGCAGCGGCAGCAAACGGAATGGCTTTGCACGGCGGTTTGAAACCGTTCGTCGGCACGTTTTTCGTATTCTCCGACTACTTGCGTCCAGCGGTGCGTTTGTCTGCGTTAATGGGATTGCCGGTCACGTATGTTTTCACTCACGACAGCATTGCCGTCGGTGAAGACGGCCCGACACACGAACCGATCGAACATCTTGCTTCTTTACGCGCGATGCCGGGGATTTCCATTATCCGACCGGCGGACGGCAATGAGACGACCGCTGCTTGGAAAGTCGCGATGACGGCACAAAGCCGCCCGACGGCGATTGTTCTTACGCGTCAAGGCGTTCCGACGCTTGAACGTACTGACGAACTAGCCGAAGCCGGAGTCGAAAACGGCGCATACGTGTTGTCGGAAGCGAACGGACAACCAGATGCGTTGTTGCTCGGAACGGGTTCCGAGGTCCAATTGCTTGTCAAAGCGCAAAAAGCTTTAAGAGCAGAAGGGATCAACGTTTCGGTTGTCAGCATGCCGTCATGGGATCGTTTCGACGCGCAGCCTGACGACTATAAAGAACGGGTGCTTCCGTCTTCCGTTAAGGCAAGGTTGGCCGTTGAAATGGGAGCCTCATTTGGATGGCACAAATATGTCGGCGATCACGGCGACATATTGGCGATTGATCGTTTCGGCGCATCCGCCAAAGGTGCGAAAGTAATTGAAGAATATGGATTTACAGTTGAAAATGTCGTTTCCAAAGTAAAGGGATTGTTGAAATAACGTCTCTTGAATGATTTCGACAAAAGTAGTGCCTCGCTGCGCCGTAATGTGACATCGATTGCATGCGGTTTCTCCTATACTGAAATTGTATTCTAGTCTTGGAGGGATTTGCGTGAGGCACTACGATATTTTTTTGATCGAAGACGAAGTGGCCGAGACGTTTTTCGGAGAAGAAAGCAAGTTGTTTCAATTGTTTTGCGAAGCGGAGACGAACAAGTCGTCCGTCTATCATGAGTTGTTGAAGAAACAAGTTGCGTATGTGACGAAACCGCTGAATACGAATGCGGTCGAGCAAGTTATAGAACGGGAAATGCGTTACCGAATCGGCTATTACAAAGTTCCCGGTTATCATTTGTTGAAAGCGCCGGCAGGAAACAGCCGGGCGGAATTGACGTTTTTTCAGCAGCGCATTCATTTGGATTCACAAGGATCCATCGAATGCGAAACGGCATTTTTTGAGGTATTGAGACGGTGCGAACGGTGCTTTTGGGCCGTCGATTACCGTAATCGCCGCTACGGCTGGCTAAAGCCGATTAAACAAAGGCGGTACATTAAACCTTCAACCGTATGATTCGTCTTGTATAGGTTCATGCATTTATAGTAAACTATTCTTAGCGTCCACTCCCCTTCCGCTCATTCGGTAAGGTTCGGAAGGCGGAAGAAACGGACGATTGGAAATCGATCTTAGGAGGACTTGAGATGTGGCTCTACTTTCTTGTGGGCTTCTTGGCGCTTCTTCTCGGAATCGCTGCCGGCTTTTTCATTGCCCGCAAATACATGATGAATTACATGAAGAAAAACCCCCCCATTAACGAGCAAATGCTTCGTGTCATGATGATGCAAATGGGACAAAATCCATCGAAGAAGAAGATCAACCAGATGATGAAGGCCATGAACAGCCAGATGGATAAACCCAATTTGAAATAAAGGGTCGATCGCAAACGACACTCGGATGATCCGGGTGTTTTTTGTTTGGTCGTGTGGTCATGTTATAATGAAAAGATGAAATGAACGAAGGATGGAACGCTATGGACGATTTTCAAGTGCCGGAAACATCGATTGGACAAGTGTTGACGGAACAGCCTCCGATTATCGATGTTCGGACACCGAAAGAATTTGAACAGTTTCGGATCCCCGGAGCGATCAACATTCCACTTTTTTCGAACGATGAAAGGGTGCGGATCGGGACCACTTACACGCAAGATAGCAAAGAGGCGGCGGTGAAGCTCGGGTTAACTTTTTTTTCCGAAACCGCACGGCACTTTTATGACCGTTGCAAATCTGTGTACGAGAAACAACAAGCGCCTCTCGTCATCCATTGTTGGCGCGGGGGGATGAGAAGTCTTTCCGTTGTTTCTTTCTTGAACGCGTTAGGCCTCCCGTGCATGCAGTTGCAAGGCGGGATTCGCTCGTTTCGCCGCAAAATCGTCGCAGATCTTGAGCAAATGGCCGATCGCCTTCCTCCCTTCATCGTTGTGGAAGGCTTGACCGGCACGAAAAAGACAGTTCTGTTAACGGAACTCGAAAAGCAAGGTTATCCGGTGCTCAACATCGAACCGATGGCGGGACACCGCGGTTCGACGTTCGGTGCCATTGGATTGTCGCAAACGAGCCAAAAGCAGTTTGAGTGCATGCTTTGGCAACGGCTTTCCGCATTGCAAGCGGCTCCATACATTCTTATGGAAGCGGAAAGCAAACGAATCGGACGCATCCAAGTCCCTGATTTTCTCATCGCTGCGAAACAAAACGGTGAACGCATCCGCTTGCACTATCCTTTCGAAAAACGAGTACAGTATTTGATGTCCGAATATGAGCCCGAGCAACATGAGCAGGCAATTCGACAAGCAACGAAACGAATTGAGAAGAAACTGAGCGAGGACATTCGAACGACAGCGAAGGCAGCGATGGAAGGCGGCGATTTTCGCCGCTTGACCGCCCTGCTGCTCGAACATTATTACGATCCGAGATACCGGTATACGTCAACGCAATACGACACTCCCGTACATGAGGTAAAGATGGAATCGTTGGAGGATGGCCTACAAAAAGTAAAGCAACGGCTCGGTCGGCCGGTGTTCGCGTAATTCGACGCTGGCCGATCGGAATGATATGATAGCCATAGATTATTTTGACAGGATGGATCCAAGTTGGCACAATTGAACCGATGGAAAATGACTTTTTTGTTGTCAGGGGCTCTTTCCTTGACGTTATCCGGATGTTCCTACATCCAACAATACATGCCTTCCGACCGCCATGAATCGTCGGATCAGTCCGATCAGAGCGGGGCGGGTTCACAACAACAAGCGGAAAAGAACGATCAATCGAAAACAAAAACGAACTCGAAGCCAACGCAACAACAGAAATGGGACGTGCCCGACCGCTTTCTTTTGAAAAATACGATCAAAACAACACCTGAAGGGAAACGTGTCGTAACGAATCCTGCTAGTTTGCTCGTTTGCGCAGACAAAAAAAGAAATTTGCCGGCCGACTACGAACCGAAAAACCTCGTCATTCCCGACGTTTATTTTCCGTACGGAAAGAATGCTAAACGGGAGAAAATGCACATGCGAAAAGTAGCGGCCGAAGCGCTTGAACAATTGTTTGCCGCGGCGAAACAAGACGGTATACGACTCATGGCGATTTCCGGCTATCGTTCATACGAGCGGCAAGTGAGTGTGTTTAATTGGCACGTGAGTCAGAAAGGGAGCGTAGAAAAAGCGAATCGAGTGAGTGCTCGCCCGGGACAGAGCGAACATCAGACGGGCTTATCGATGGACATCTCGAGTGAACAAATCGGCCCGGATTTGACGCAAAAATTCGGGGATACGAAAGCCGGCAAATGGGTGGCGGCACATGCTGCGGAATACGGGTTTATTTTGCGATATCCGCCGGGGAAAGAAGCGATCACCGGCTATGAATACGAGCCGTGGCATTTGCGCTATGTTGGGAAGCAGCCGGCGGAAACGATTGCGAACCATCATTTGACTTTGGAGGAATACCTCTCCGAATAGGGGATGACCACATGACGGAATTGAATCTTTTTGTCGCTTTCGGTGCAGGCGTCCTGTCGTTTGTTTCACCGTGCACGCTTCCGGTCTATCCAGGATTTTTATCCTATGTGACCGGCGTTTCTGTATCGGACTTGCAAAAAGAAAACGGGATGTTGCAGCGGCGGGCGATCTTGCATACGGCTTTTTTCTTGCTCGGCTTTTCAGTGATTTTCATCGCGCTCGGTTTTTCAACTTCGCTCATCGGCGATTTGTTTACGCGTTACAATGATGCCTTGCGGCAAATCGGTGCGCTCGTTATTTTCTTTTTCGGACTGGTTGCTCTTGGCGTTTGGCAGCCGCGCTTTTTAATGAAAGATCAATCGTTCGTGTTTCGGGAACGTCCTTCCGGTTATTTCGGGTCCGTCATTATCGGGCTCGGTTTTGCTGCTGGATGGACCCCTTGCATGGGAACGATCTTGGCAGCGGTGCTTGGATATGCTGTTGCCGATTCCGGTCCGGACGTCCCGTACATGATCGCTTACGTCGCCGGTTTCGCAATTCCGTTTTTCGTTTTGTCCTTCTTTTTGGGCAAGATTCAATGGATTCGCCGCCACAGCGCACGGTTCATGAAGGCGGGCGGCCTCGTGATGATCATCATGAGTGTGTTTTTGTATTTTGATTGGATGACGAAGATTTCTTCCTTTTTGACGCAATATGTTTTCGGCGGTTTTCAAGGATTTTAATCCATGGTGACAAAGAAGGTGGATAACATTGTTGATAGTCAGCGTACTCGTCGGTGCTTTTTTTGCCATGATCATTTTAATGGTTCGCATGAAAGCTGCGAAAAAGCCGGCATCGGTAAAAAAAATCATTTTGCCTCCAATCGGCATGAGCACCGGATTTCTCATGTTCATTGATCCGCTGTTCCGGCCGCCGTTCATTGAGGCGATCGGCGCCTTTCTCGTCGGCTGTTTGTTTTCCGTGTTCTTGATCAAAACGTCCCGGTTTGAAATTCGCGGCAACGACATTTATTTAAAACGGT
The sequence above is a segment of the Bacillales bacterium genome. Coding sequences within it:
- a CDS encoding LysM peptidoglycan-binding domain-containing protein encodes the protein MNVHSQSKTGWSYILLFIALLILAFFVLRTSVSAADPDKYIQITVQPGDTLWEISEQYEAFTSLPHEQFIAWTERMNHVRSRKLIPGQTLLIPVEKRSFVSDSVLALR
- a CDS encoding DUF896 domain-containing protein → MLTRDKLNRINELSRKSKADGLSKKEKKEQQDLRNEYLQAFRKSFDRQLHSIKVVDPEGSDVTPDKLNKSKRKHKG
- the tkt gene encoding transketolase produces the protein MKDSIEQLSVNTIRTLSLDSVENANSGHPGMPMGAAPMAYQLWANHMRHNPENPNWFNRDRFVLSAGHGSMLLYSLLHLFGYGLTIEDLKQFRQWGSKTPGHPEFGHTVGVEATTGPLGQGIAMSVGMAMAERHLAATYNKEGFPLIDHHTYCICGDGDLMEGVSAEAASLAGHLRLGRLIVLYDSNDISLDGDLNKSFSEKTRDRFQAYGWQVLHVEDGNDLSAINKTLEEASADTERPSFIEVKTTIGYGAPTKAGKKDSHGAPLGPEEAKGAKEHYQWAYDPFYVPDEVYDHFRSAAENGKRANDQWDEQYNDYCDRYPELGAQLRRVMNGELPGDWKEELPAYEAGVDELATRAASSEVINALSKQVPELFGGSADLASSTKTLMKGSDDFSADRYDGRNVWFGVREFAMAAAANGMALHGGLKPFVGTFFVFSDYLRPAVRLSALMGLPVTYVFTHDSIAVGEDGPTHEPIEHLASLRAMPGISIIRPADGNETTAAWKVAMTAQSRPTAIVLTRQGVPTLERTDELAEAGVENGAYVLSEANGQPDALLLGTGSEVQLLVKAQKALRAEGINVSVVSMPSWDRFDAQPDDYKERVLPSSVKARLAVEMGASFGWHKYVGDHGDILAIDRFGASAKGAKVIEEYGFTVENVVSKVKGLLK
- the sirA gene encoding sporulation inhibitor of replication protein SirA is translated as MRHYDIFLIEDEVAETFFGEESKLFQLFCEAETNKSSVYHELLKKQVAYVTKPLNTNAVEQVIEREMRYRIGYYKVPGYHLLKAPAGNSRAELTFFQQRIHLDSQGSIECETAFFEVLRRCERCFWAVDYRNRRYGWLKPIKQRRYIKPSTV
- a CDS encoding YneF family protein — its product is MWLYFLVGFLALLLGIAAGFFIARKYMMNYMKKNPPINEQMLRVMMMQMGQNPSKKKINQMMKAMNSQMDKPNLK
- the mnmH gene encoding tRNA 2-selenouridine(34) synthase MnmH, which encodes MDDFQVPETSIGQVLTEQPPIIDVRTPKEFEQFRIPGAINIPLFSNDERVRIGTTYTQDSKEAAVKLGLTFFSETARHFYDRCKSVYEKQQAPLVIHCWRGGMRSLSVVSFLNALGLPCMQLQGGIRSFRRKIVADLEQMADRLPPFIVVEGLTGTKKTVLLTELEKQGYPVLNIEPMAGHRGSTFGAIGLSQTSQKQFECMLWQRLSALQAAPYILMEAESKRIGRIQVPDFLIAAKQNGERIRLHYPFEKRVQYLMSEYEPEQHEQAIRQATKRIEKKLSEDIRTTAKAAMEGGDFRRLTALLLEHYYDPRYRYTSTQYDTPVHEVKMESLEDGLQKVKQRLGRPVFA
- a CDS encoding M15 family metallopeptidase — its product is MAQLNRWKMTFLLSGALSLTLSGCSYIQQYMPSDRHESSDQSDQSGAGSQQQAEKNDQSKTKTNSKPTQQQKWDVPDRFLLKNTIKTTPEGKRVVTNPASLLVCADKKRNLPADYEPKNLVIPDVYFPYGKNAKREKMHMRKVAAEALEQLFAAAKQDGIRLMAISGYRSYERQVSVFNWHVSQKGSVEKANRVSARPGQSEHQTGLSMDISSEQIGPDLTQKFGDTKAGKWVAAHAAEYGFILRYPPGKEAITGYEYEPWHLRYVGKQPAETIANHHLTLEEYLSE
- a CDS encoding cytochrome c biogenesis protein CcdA; translation: MTELNLFVAFGAGVLSFVSPCTLPVYPGFLSYVTGVSVSDLQKENGMLQRRAILHTAFFLLGFSVIFIALGFSTSLIGDLFTRYNDALRQIGALVIFFFGLVALGVWQPRFLMKDQSFVFRERPSGYFGSVIIGLGFAAGWTPCMGTILAAVLGYAVADSGPDVPYMIAYVAGFAIPFFVLSFFLGKIQWIRRHSARFMKAGGLVMIIMSVFLYFDWMTKISSFLTQYVFGGFQGF
- a CDS encoding cytochrome c biogenesis protein CcdC; the encoded protein is MLIVSVLVGAFFAMIILMVRMKAAKKPASVKKIILPPIGMSTGFLMFIDPLFRPPFIEAIGAFLVGCLFSVFLIKTSRFEIRGNDIYLKRSKAFVFILFGLLIIRTIMKFYVGEEVTLPVTSGLFFILAFGMILPWRIGMLVGYKRHEQQLTNHHA